The Streptomyces sp. 11x1 genomic sequence TTCTCTCCTTCACTGACCTGGGATGTTGCAGGGGTCGGAACATTCGCGGCCGGCCGCTCGACGCTGTCGGCGATCCCGCCGGTGCCGTCCTCGGTGGCTTCGGCGTCGGCGGCGGCTTCCTGCTCGCGGAGGGTCTTGCGGGTGTTCTCGTCGCGCTCCGCGGCCTGCTCGGCAGCCGCATCGACCATCCGCCGATACAGCCGACGACCGGGGTGCATCAACCACCCGATGCCGAACCTGCGGCCGATCGGCGTGGTGATCAGTCCAAGCAGACCGACGGGGAAGGCGAGCAGCGCGGCGAGCAGCCGGCGGCCCTGGAACCGGGCCGCCGACCGGCGCAGCGCCTGCCGTGCGGCCTTGCGAGCCGGCGCCTTACGCACGGCAGCACGCTGCGCCTTCACGGCGGCGCCGGTCTTCGCGTCACGCTGGGCCCGCTGCTTGGCGACCGCCGTATCCCGCGCGGCCCGCGCCTTCCTCGCTGCGCCGCCCATCAGTCGCCCGGTCAGCCCCGCCCGTTTGGCCGAACCGGACCTACCGGCGGCGGCTTTGGCGTTGCGGCGGGCGTCTGCGACCGCGCGCCGGGCGGTGGTGGTCTGCGCCCGCTGCCCCGCACGCGAGCCAGCGGCAGCCTTCTGCGCGGCGCGCAGCGCCTTGACCTGCCCCACCGCCTTGCCCGCAGCCTTCGATGCGTCGCCGGGCATGCGCTTGGCGGGGTTGGTGCCGGTCTTGCTGCGAGTCTTCCCGCCGGTCGCCGTGCTGGCATGACCAGCGGCAGGGCCGGTGGGGCGACGGTGCTGGCCGGGAGCCTTGCCTGACCGGCCACCAGTGCCACCGGCACGAGCACCGGCCGAACGACCACCCGCACCGCGGGTACCGGTGCCGGTGCTGCGCAGACCCGCGCTGCGGGCGGCGGCGTTGCGGCCGGCCGTGCGGGCGGCGGCCCGGCGGGCGTCGCGGCGGGGGTTGGGGGTGCGGGAGCGGGCGGCGGCGACGGTGCCGAGGACGACCATGCCGGTCGCGGCCACCATCGCGGCGATGGGCCCGCCGACCAGGGAGGCGGCGGCGACGGTGCCAACCGTGCTGTTCGCCCCGGACAGGGCCAGCGGCACGATCGGCCAGCCGCCGGGCGTGTGTTCCACCTCCTCAACCACCGGTGCCGGGGTGGGCGGGGTGTCGGGCGGCGGGGGCGGGGTGGCCGGTACCGGCTGAACGGCTACCGGCTCGGTGCTGAGTTCCGTCATGCTGAGAGCACTCCTTTTGCGGGAGTAGGGCCCGGCCGGGACCGTAGGAAGTTGTGGCCGGGCCCGCCGAATGCGGCAGGTCAGGTGCGGTGCGGGTGGTGGGCGGCGATCTCCTGCCAGCGCCGACTGTCCGCGGGGGTGGGGCGGGTGAGGCTCACCCGGAAGTCGCAGCCGGGGCGCGTGCAGCGGTGGGTGGTCGTCGACCACGCCTCGATCAGCCGGAACAGCAGGCTGGAGAACGTGGCCAGGCCCGAAGCGGTGCACGCGACCAGCAGCGACAGCGGCACGCCGTAGGCGGACAGCCGCATGCCGATCGCGGCGGACAGGGCCGCGCTGACGGCGACCGCGCCGGTGGTGAGGATGCGGTGACGTGGGTCTTTCACTCGTGAACTCCCCTGCTCAGTCGTGGTGTTCAGGCGGCGCGCTGTTCATCGGGGTAGGCGCAGAGCACGCACATGCCCAGCGAGGTCGGCAGGCAGTAGCTGTAGATGACCTGGCACTTGTGGCAGGTGCGGCGGGCGAGCATGGCCAGCGCGAGCGCGCCCCACTTCCGCGAGGTCATCGGACGCACCGGCCGGGCCAGGTCGATCCGGTAGAGGTAGGAGACGCGGGGGCCTCCGGCGCGCCGGTTGTAGCGCATCACCTGAGCGGCCACGCTCTGACCGCCCGGACGCAGGCCCAGGGCCCGCAGTTGGCGGCGGGTGGCGTAGCCGTCCGGGGCCATCCGCCACGGGTAGGTGGGGATGCCGTAGCGGGCCCCGGTCGGGTCGAAGCACTTGCTGTAGGCGGTCG encodes the following:
- a CDS encoding RRQRL motif-containing zinc-binding protein, which translates into the protein MPTAYSKCFDPTGARYGIPTYPWRMAPDGYATRRQLRALGLRPGGQSVAAQVMRYNRRAGGPRVSYLYRIDLARPVRPMTSRKWGALALAMLARRTCHKCQVIYSYCLPTSLGMCVLCAYPDEQRAA